CTCACTTACCAGGGACTGACTTCCACCTTGATTCCTTTGTAGGgatggagacttccctggtgatgaaAAATTCTCTGGGATTGCAACCTCCAAGCCAGAAATTTTGTGTGACACAAACTCAAGAACTCCCTAAGTCCTTCAGTAGCAGAAATATTCAGATACTTGAGAGTAACCCACCACCTGAACTTGGGGACATTTCAGCAACAGCTCCAGCAGtctcctggccctgcctccagCTCCAAGCCAGGGACAAATAGAGAGTAAGAACTTGCATGGTATTAAAAGCAAGCTTTCAAAGCCTCTGGATGCCTACCAGATCCCAAGAGAAAACCAAGATCCTCCACTACTCCCTTTAGAAATCCCTGATATTCAGCAGCTCCTGGCCTGCACTGATCCCCTCAGCCCAGAGGAGCAGCTTGGTTCTGAAGATGCTGATCTGGGAAAGAACAGCCTGAGCATTGAGGACCTAGGGACACTTGAAAATGGGATGGAATCTAGCAGTGGTTTTGCAGACATTACTACACTGGCGGAGGATATTCACCTTCCCCAgctctttaattctttgaaagatCTTGATCAATCCAAAGGTCCCAATGTGATCAAAGCCAAAGACATCAGAGCCATTAAGGTGAATCAGGTGCAGGAAAAGCCAAGTGTCATAAAGGTTCTCTCTGATAAACCCAGGAAGAACAAACATAAAGCCTCTGAGCCTATCAGTGGTGCTCCCAAGGGCAACATACAGCCAAAGAATCCAGAGTGCCCGTTAGGGGGAGAAGTGGTTCTATGCAATGCTGCAGTCACTGACAGGGCTCCTGTGAACTCGCCCAAGCATTCTAAAGGCAAACCTCAGAAAGCTGCATCCAGAAAGATCAGCAAAACTAAGAGCCATGGGCAGGAAGAGACCACAAGgaccagaggaagaaagaaggctGAAGAGAATAAGCAGTTAGGGAAAAAGTCAAGGCAGAAGAGAAGCCAACAATTCCCAAGACGAAGAGGTAGCAGAAATATTCAGATACTTGAGAGTAACCCACCACCTGAACTTGGGGACATTTCAGCAACAGCTCCAGCAGtctcctggccctgcctccagCTCCAAGCCAGGGACAAATATAGAGTAAGAACTTGGAGGATATTAAAACCAAGCTTTCAAAGCCTCTGGATGCCTACCAAATCCCAAAAGAAAACCAAGATCCTCCACTACTCCCTTTAGAAATCCCTGATATTCACCAGCTCCTGGCCTGCTCTGATCCCCTCAGCCCAGAGGAGCAGCCTGGTTCTGAAAATGCTGATCTGGGAAAGAACAGCCTGAGTCTTgaggacctagggacacatgaaAATGGGATGGAATCTAGCAGTGGTTTTGCAGACATTACTACACTGGTGGAGGATATTCACCTTCCCCAgctctttaattctttgaaagatCTTGATCAATCCAAAGGTCCCAATGTGATCAAAGCCAAAGACATCAGAGCCATTAAGGTGAATCAGGTGCAGGAAAAGCCAAGTGTCATAAAGGTTCCCTCTGATCAACCCAGAAGAACAAACATAAAGCCTCTGAGCCTATCAGTGGTGCTCCCAAGGGCAACATACAGCCAAAGAATCCAGAGTGCCCGTTAGGGGGAGAAGTGGTTCTATGCAATGCTGCAGTCAGTGACAGGGCTCCTGTGAACACGGCCAAGCATTCTAAAGGCAAACCTCAGAAAGCTGCATCCAGAAAGATCAGCAAAACTAAGAGCCATGGGCAGGAAGAGACCACAAGgaccagaggaagaaagaaggctGAAGGGAATAAGCAGTCAGGGAACAAAGTCAAGGCAGAAGAGAAGCCAACAATTCCCAAGACGAAGTGAAAGAAACACCAAACTGAGCTCATCCAAGAGAGCTTTAAAAAGCCTCGAACCTCCCTAGGCATGTGCATGCTGGAGTCTGTGATGGTTTTTCATGCACTGGGGaagaaaaatgataagaaaactgGGCTCTCTTCCTGTCGGGCCTTGGGAAATTCAAGCAACCCTAAAGACCCCCAGCCACCGCCAGCGATCCAGCCATGGCGGCATACCCCACGTGAGGGTAAGAGTCCTGAGAAAGCTCAAGGCGAAGCCCAGAAACCAGACAGCAGTGTTGAAAAAGAGTGTCCATCTCCATCCCAGTATGTGCTGCCTCCTCCTGGGTAGGTCAACTTGCTACCTCTGCCTTTTTCTGCCTGGGACAAGCCTCAAGCTCGACCTGCTCCTCAGAAGCAACAGTCTGTGGCCTCACACCGGCCTGCTGGGGCCGACCGTGCCCAGCCTGCTCCTACTAACCCAGCTCAACCTGCTGCAGTCAGTTCACCCCAGCCAGCTCCTGCCTCTTTGCCAGGTCCCGCCAAACCAGCTCAGCCAACTGTGACCAACACAACCCAAACGGGTTGGACCGACCATACCCAGCCTAGTGTCCGTCAGTCTGCTGCTCCGAGGCCCGCACCGTACAAAACTTCATCTTGCACTTCTCTCCAGGGGGCGCCTGTTCCCCCTGCTGTGACTAAGCGCCAGTCCCCAGCCAAGCTCCAAACCCCATTTCTATTCCAAGACTTCAGCAAGCAACGAATTCCATGGAGGGAACCCAATGTTCCTGAGCCAGTAATGTCAAAGCCCATCGAACAAGAGCAGAGGCCAGAGCGGGAGGCCATGAAGAGGCGGGCTCAACAAGAACCTGAGAGTGCTGCCAAATACACCTCTTTGGGGAAACTGCAGTTTTTCATTGAGAgggaaaatgaaatggaaattgcTGACTACTACGGATATGTAAAGTAAGAGCTGCTAGGATTGTCGGTGCCACCACCTTGGGTACCAGCTGTTCTTCCATATATAGATAAGATAGGTAtaaatttctctatttattttgatatattttaaaacaattgaataaataaatgtaatagaattAACAGATGAGTAAtaaaccttttgaattttgacatGCTGCTAACTGTGgcgtgttttttttgtttttattttttgatggggtTGGAATCAAAGTCTGCATGAGAAAGGAAGGACTGAAAGTTggatgggagaaggaaggaaaggggtaaaaactgaggaaagaggaaggaacttGGCCTAGGGCTAGGAAGGCCAAAAGAGATTTATGGTTATCAGGAGGCCCACCGATAGGGCCTGGTATGTAAATCACCATGTACTCAACATCTAAGCACCAGGGCAGCCAATATACTATTCAGTCAATCCTGGCAACGACAGGCAAGAAAGcagggtcagaggtcagggtTGAAAGAACAAAATATGAGTAGAGTTGAAGGTGACAGAAGATGAATCTAGGTTTACTAGGAGAAATAGAAATTCTCTTGGGGAGGTTGGCCTTAAGTCTCACAACCACCAGCTAGGTATTTAAGAAAACGAGGTTCAGGACACATCTCTGAAAGGTTTGAGTTGCCTTATGCAGCTGTGATTATAGTGGGGGAATAGGGAAATCTACCAGAGAAGTGGCTAGGGCTCAGAGTTATCCTAGGGGCAGCTGACGACAGGGGCAGAGCCAAGGGAACTGCTGCATCAGGAGGCCCACCGATAGGGCCTGGTATGTAAATCACCATGTACTCAACACCTAAGCACCAGGGCAGCCAATGCACTATTCAGTTAATCCTGGCAACGACAGGCAAGGCCAGTATTCCTGTGCCACTTCACTTAGAGAGGTGCAGCAAAGGGCTAAGGTCACATCGCATGTGGAGGTACAAGGCCTCAACTGGAGGCCCAAATGCCTCCGAAGTCCTCCGTATTTGCAAGTGCCCGCAGGCGGCCAACCTGGCTTTCAGAGCACAGCATCCTGAGGTTACTGGTGAATGAGATCAAACTTCTGGAAGGGCCTAAATATTAACTTGAGGGGCTTCCTCCATTGACCAGGGCGGGTGCCACCTTCTGTAAACATCACCAGCAGCTGAAACGCACGAGAAAAATCCGATGGAAGTGTCCACTCTCACGGGTGAGAGCGTTGGGGGCACACACACTGGGCAGCCACTCCAACAGCCACAGGACGCAGGTGCCCAGCGGTTCAGGGGCTCCCTGGGAGGCCTCGTGGGGCAGCTCGAGGGAGTGAGGATGGGAGAGAGTGGCAGGGGTGGGCGTCAAAAGGAAtgcagtggggagaagggagagatggagacagTGGATAGTGACTATGGGAAAACTGGCaattttcactttcaaaattgttttttagaGATGTCATTCAGATGCCATAAAATTCGCCTCTGAAACTGCAAATTCAGTGTCATTTCGTACATTCACAAGcctatgaaaccatcaccatcatctaaCCAATCACGTTTTCATCACCCGATAAAGAAGCCCCCGTAACCCTCAGCAGGCCCTCTTCACCCCCTCCTCCTTCAGTCCCTGCAACCATTAATTTCCTTTCTGTAgctatggttttgccttttctggacatttcatgaaataatacaaatgtgaccactgtgtctggcttctttcacttagcacaatgttttcaaatTCGTCCATgtcgtagcatgtgtcagtagttcattcctttttatgactgtataatatttcacatatacaccccatttaaaaaatccattcatccactgatgggcatttgggattTTTTCACTAATAATCTccatttattgagagtttattctgtgccaggcagctCCAGGCTAAGTTACTGAccttatttcacagataaagaggcTTGGAGAGTGTGAAGAGTTTGCCCAGGATTAAGAGCTAGCAACTGGGGGAACTGGGGTTTGAACTCAGGCGAACTTCAAAGGTAATAGATTCACGTGACAGAACATTAGAAAATGTACACAAGGGTATTCAATGAAAAGTCACCCTTTTCCCCACGTTCCCCAGCCACTCATTTCCCTCCTCAGAGACATCTGCTTTTGCCGTGCTGTGGATCCTTCCAGAGAAATACTTATACCCCAACATGTATGTATCACAATTTATGGACTAATCTGtcccactgatttgaaatgtcacTTTTATGGTATAATAGATTCTTATACGTATTTATATTACTCTTTTCAGAGCTGTCCTGACTTTTTCGCCTGTCTTTTATGTTTGCCAtttctctaaaattctttttatcttctttttgatttaaaaaaaaattttccttttcttgtttgtttctcttaagGCATTATCCATTATGTTCATTCATTcgtattatttaatttaatttatttaatttatttatttttggcggtgtCGGGTATcatttgcagcacgtgggctcttcgttgcagtgcgtgggctcttccttgcagctcgtgggctctctagttgtggcacatggcctccagagcacgtgggctcagtgcttgcggcatgcgggcttacttgccctgcagcatgtgggatctcatttccccaaccagggatcgaacctgcatcccctgcattggaaggcaaattcttaaccactggataaCCAGGAAGTCCCCActcttgtattattttaaatttagtcttcatttctggaatatttttcttttattttgaattctgtCCTGAGTTCTATCATCTTACCTAATTCTGGTTTATCctgttctttcatctttttttattatggtaaaatatacataaaacaaaatttagtaTTTCAACCGTtttcaagtatacaattcagtgacattaaatacattcacaatcCTGTGCAACCATCTCCACTAtccaaattcaaaataatcatgtCAAAAGATTGAGCAGGACCTCAGAAAGATGGAGGCAGCAGCATAGTTTCTGAATCTCTCCAAACCCTTTCATGGAAGAAGATCAACTAAAACCAAAGACCCATAAGTGGCATTTATCAGCATTtactatttccagaactttttcaccatCCCAAACAGAGACTCTAtagccattaaacaataacttcccattccctCCTTGATCCATGTTCTTTCATCTTTTGCATTGTTTTTCCTAATATCTTTTAGCCCACTTTGAAATAACAGGTTACAGTTTTGATCTGTTTTGTGGACCTGTCTTTTCCAACTTGATTTTATTGTCAGAAGAGATTCTGctccttattctcttttttcttacacTACCTCTGTACAGGAACAAGGTATAATgccatctttccttctctctgcctcagctctCACGGATGGGTCACCTACATGTTAGCAGTAATTATTATTTGGTTTCTGTTCATAATTACTATCAGAAGACATAGCACTTACGGGCCCAATTACACAGCCCAGCTACGCACCATTCTTCTTCATTTTGGCTTCCTGTCCACCAGCAGGAAcctgatttatttttgttctgccTTCACCACAGTGCAGTAATTTTTGTGAATGACTCTCAGTCTCACCAGAATCTGTAGCTCTCACTCTGCCCGAACATCCCACCCCATCATTCGCTCCCTGAAGTGTACTCTAGAAGTTTAGGTAAACTGGATATTTTACCACTGTTCACCATCTCTTATGAAACCAGAAGAAGAGCAGCTTTCTTATGGAATGACAGAGAACTTGTAAAGATAAAACACCAGTTtgcaggagaaagggaaaaagagaatgatggaaatagtttctggaaaactatttttacattatgttttgtttgttcctggtaaataaattgaaatcttctaaacattaaaacaaaatctaaaccACTAAATTCAATAATAcaggaatataatttaaaaaaaaaatttcattggctgcacagcatgtgggatcttacctccccaactagggattgaacgcACGCCTGCTGCATTGGAAGCGccgaatcttaaccactggaccaccagggaagtcccaggaataaaacttttaaaggagAAGTTATAAACCCCTTGGTTATATGAACTGGAGATTTTTAGTAAGAAGTCAAGTATTTTAAATGACTTGGAGctttaaagaaaggaaggaaggaaggaaggcagaatagaaggaaggaaggaagaaaaaagaaaaagggagttCCTTAGTGGTGCAGTGGATTAGACTCcacgctgccaatgcagggggtcccgggttcgatccctggtcagggaactagatctcacatgcatgccgcaactaagagttcatgtgccacaactaaggagctgcaactaaggagcctgcctgctgtaactaagacccagcacaagcaaataaataaattaattaaaaaatatatatatttaaaaaaagaaaaaggagatgtgATTGAGAATCGCTTTTCTAACttcacagaatttctttttgtctgttttttaaggtAGTATTCAAAAATAGTGGCTTACTTTCAGAGGTTTCCTGGCTCTGCTGCCCCCCCTGACTTTTACCAAGACATTTCCCTTTGTGCCTGTTTTTCCTCCCAGaaatttctcttctgtgtgtgtcACATCCTGGAGAGGAGCTCTGGCTGCTCAGTTTGAAGATGTAGAAGGGCTAGACTGCTCCAGCCCTTCAGACTATTCTGGGCCCCTTGCCCTTACTCAGGTTAGAGTTTGGTAAAATCTCTCCCAGTCAGCTGCTGTTCTCAAATTGGCCCACAGTGCTTTCCAATGAATACCTGCTGGCATTCTGAAGGACTCCTGTCTTCATGTCCATCAGATGCTTGCTCCTGTCTGCCACTTCCTTTGGTGCAGATGCTGGGACCAGGCAGGTCTGTGTTGGTGGTGGTCTGACACACCCTCTTGTTTTGGGGTTTCTAGTTTCTCAATAAGTGCTACCCATGGGCACTTGGTTTTGGTTGATCTAGTTCCATGAGAGGGTCTGGTGAGATTCAAAAGCTGTGCAACTGCCTCCATCTTTCTGAAATCCTGCTCCATCATTTGCCATAATTACTTGAAATGTGGGGGCCCTATAATTTTCAGTTTCCCGAAGCAGAGTCCCATTTGCACTACCCTCGTTAGGACTCTGGGTCAGATGAGGCTTTCTGAGTCTCCTCTGTCTGATGTCTCATGTGTGTATTTGCTCAGTCCATGTTTTGAGTAGGAAGTCAAAACACAACGACCTAAAGGGCTCATGGGTTGGGGGACGTTTGGCCACCATGAGAGGTGGAGAAGCCTGTGGGCATGGGGAGAGTCTGAAGGCAGGTCCTGGTCAGGAATGTgtatcttttccttccctcttttccttctcttttattgaCTTTTCTAAACATGTACAAAATATTGGCCCACAGTGCTTTCCAATGAATACCTGCTGGCATTCTGAAGGACTCCTGTCTTCATGTCCATCAGATGCTTGCTCCTGTCTGCCACTTCCTTTGGTGCAGATGCTGGGACCAGGCAGGTCTGTGTTGGTGGTGGTCTGACACACCCTCTTGTTTTGGGGTTTCTAGTTTCTCAATAAGTGCTACCCATGGGCACTTGGTTTTGGTTGATCTAGTTCCATGAGAGGGTCTGGTGAGATTCAAAAACTGTGCAACTGCCTCCATCTTTCTGAAATTCTGCTCCCTCATTTGCCGTAATTACTTGAAATGTGGGGGCCCTGTAATTTTCACTTTCCCGAAGCAGAGCCCCATTTGCACTACCCTCGTTAGGACTCTGTGTCAGATGAGGCTTTCTGAGTCTCCTCTGTCTGATGTCTCATGTGTATATTTGCTCAGTCCATGTTTTGAGTAGGAAGTCAAAACACAGCGACCTAAAGGGCTAATGGGTTGGGGGACCTTTGGCCACCATGAGAGGTGGAGAAGCCTGTGGGCATGGGGAGAGTCTGAAGGCAGGTCCTGGTCAGGAATGTgcatcttttccttccctcttttccttctcttttattgaCTTTTCTAAACATGTACAAAATGGAATCTCCaatctgccctcctccccagcaaAAAACCTGGTCCATGCCCAGTTTTCTTCATCTCAGTTCATGGTAATATCATTTTTCCGGTTGCTCAGGCCAGAGACCTTCGAAATCACTTgactcctcttcttccctcccaaCCACACATCAGCAAACTCTGTCTGCTTGACCTTTGACTTGTATCTAGAACTTGTGCACTTCTAACCACTTTCCTCCACTTCCACGTTAGTCCAAGCCCCCATCATTTCCTTCCCAGATTACTAGGAGAGCCTCCTAACTCAGAAGCTTCCCAAACTTTCTAGATTCACAGAGCCTTTGGTGTCTCACCTCTAGGCTAAAAGCAATACTTAACAGTCCCATGTATTAAGTAGTTGGGTGCCAATAATTAATAAGCATTTATGTTTGTAGTAGGCTGGATAACGACCACACAAAGAGATCAGATCCTAATTCCTCAAATATAGGTAGTACTATAAATATTACTACCTTATTTAGAAGAAGGATCTTTGCATATGTGAtcaaattaaggatcttgagatggggaggttatcctggattatcagggTGAGCCCTAAATGTAATCATATGTGTCTTACAAAATGGAGGCAGAAAGAGATTTGATagagacagaagagggaaagGCAAAGTGACCATGGGAGCAAAGACTGGAGTGTTGCAGCCACCAGTCAAGCaatgccagcaaccaccagaagctggcagAAACAAGGAACGAAATCTCCCTCAAGAGACTCTGAAGGGAGTGTAAATCCTACTGACACCTTATTTTGTCCCAGTGgtattgatttcagacttctggcctccagaactgtgaaaaaataaatttctgctttttaaaggCACCAGTTGTGGTGATTTGTTAGAGCAGCCACAGGAAAAATGCTCCATTGCACAATAATACAATGCTCCAACAATTAGgtagacatttgaaaaataatacatgtgaattaaaagaaaaatatttttatttcactctgaAATAACCACAATTACTTGTTAATGGAATGTGGGGGACTGTTGGGCACTGTACAACATCTCAAACCTTAGAATTAAATTGGATGCTGCCAGACTCATTTCCTGCTCCACACTGATCTTCAATTAGTACTTGCCTTTTATTACAACTACTGCCAAAATCCCAGGTTCACAATCATATGACAGCATTGAAAGGAATATAGCACGACCTAATGTTGAAACTGTGAACTACCTACCAGCTAGAAGCTCACATGGTATCTAACAGATGTCAAATATTGCTGTGAATCcttcaaaaaagttaaatatactgCTACAGGCTGGTGAATTTATGTGGTGTCCTGGGGGGCGCCCCAGTGTACCTTGTGAACCACAGTCCTGACTGGCTTTCCTATTCCCACCCTTGCCTGCCTAAAATTTGTCAACACAGCTACTGTAATGATCCTTTCGTCAGATCCTGTCCTTCTTCTGCTTGAACCTTCCCACGgcttctcatttttctcagtGTCAAAGCCAATGTCCCTGCAATGGCCTATGTGGCCCTACCTACATCGGGGGTCAACAAATAAACAGCCAGACAGTAAAAATGTTCGTCTCTGTGGGCCAGATTGTTTTTGTctcaactattcaactctgcagtggtagcatgaaagcagccatagaaaatatgtaaatgaatgggcatggttgtgttccaataaaacttcatttgcaAAGACAAGTAGTTTGCTGAGCCCTGCTGTACATGATCTACTGCTATGTTCCCTGTCACTCATTCCACTCCCATCACGCTCAGACCTTGCTGGTCCTTAAATACACCAGAAAGCTCCTggctcagggcctttgtacttgctgttccctgCCTGCTGTTACCTCCAAA
The sequence above is a segment of the Physeter macrocephalus isolate SW-GA chromosome 12, ASM283717v5, whole genome shotgun sequence genome. Coding sequences within it:
- the C12H2orf78 gene encoding LOW QUALITY PROTEIN: uncharacterized protein C2orf78 homolog (The sequence of the model RefSeq protein was modified relative to this genomic sequence to represent the inferred CDS: inserted 2 bases in 2 codons; substituted 3 bases at 3 genomic stop codons), with the translated sequence MGPLVSMEIERKETLIWLAENFQNPSVLGTLSSLQHSLPVVSNATSLTGSVCNFSRVCASAVSSASATGTSFQTLMGSAYLYQHSSTTMLSGVTDQSQISTSAASYPGVFEWDITGSTEKNSSSLGDFTLAVTDQHTAXSSMFMAAQYDKTAGTNNMVPLYPSLSASLAQGTPSQIPNHGNSLSLPYQERSQVYYYNQGTLGSLLYGELGSCLQSYGSVSYIGSRASVQPEMVMVLKEIQPTNILPPACSSGIYYPVSAQPITQTSFQGMETSLVMKNSLGLQPPSQKFCVTQTQELPKSFSSRNIQILESNPPPELGDISATAPANPDSLLALPPAPSQGQIXSKNLEDIKTKLSKPLDAYQIPKENQDPPLLPLEIPDIHQLLACSDPLSPEEQPGSENADLGKNSLSLEDLGTHENGMESSSGFADITTLVEDIHLPQLFNSLKDLDQSKGPNVIKAKDIRAIKVNQVQEKPSVIKVPSDQXQKNKHKASEPISGAPKGNIQPKNPECPLGGEVVLCNAAVSDRAPVNTAKHSKGKPQKAASRKISKTKSHGQEETTRTRGRKKAEGNKQSGNKVKAEEKPTIPKTKXKKHQTELIQESFKKPRTSLGMCMLESVMVFHALGKKNDKKTGLSSCRALGNSSNPKDPQPPPAIQPWRHTPREGKSPEKAQGEAQKPDSSVEKECPSPSQYVLPPPGXVNLLPLPFSAWDKPQARPAPQKQQSVASHRPAGADRAQPAPTNPAQPAAVSSPQPAPASLPGPAKPAQPTVTNTTQTGWTDHTQPSVRQSAAPRPAPYKTSSCTSLQGAPVPPAVTKRQSPAKLQTPFLFQDFSKQRIPWREPNVPEPVMSKPIEQEQRPEREAMKRRAQQEPESAAKYTSLGKLQFFIERENEMEIADYYGYVK